One window from the genome of Cronobacter malonaticus LMG 23826 encodes:
- a CDS encoding DUF2933 domain-containing protein produces the protein MKSTTYALIAVAAIAAFALLREHWSHVAGYWPYLLLLVCPLMHLFHGHGGHGDHQHQGSENDKKN, from the coding sequence ATGAAAAGTACCACCTATGCGCTTATTGCTGTCGCCGCGATCGCGGCATTTGCCCTCCTGCGCGAACACTGGTCACATGTGGCAGGTTACTGGCCATATCTGTTATTGCTGGTCTGCCCGCTAATGCATCTTTTCCACGGCCACGGAGGGCATGGAGATCATCAACATCAAGGAAGTGAAAACGATAAAAAAAATTAA
- the silP gene encoding Ag(+)-translocating P-type ATPase SilP produces MLQICIRRVTVKNDNAVEHNNQTASEQTSSPDESHALHKVRDPVCGMVILPDKAHSSIRYQDHQLYFCSASCESKFKAHPDHYFTEDASEHHHHHDHHEVSPDKIKQSHRQAEKEISEGVWTCPMHPEIRRSGPGSCPVCGMALEPLVATASTGTSDELRDMTRRFWLGLLLAFPVLILEMGSHLFPALRNTVPPQYNTWLQLLLASPVVLWCGWPFFARAGMSLRNRSLNMFTLVAMGTGVAWVYSVIATVFPSWFPASFRNMDGLVAIYFEAAAVITVLVLLGQVLELRAREQTSGAITALLNLAPKTARRLDQDGHETDINAEDVLPGDKLRIRPGESIPVDGIVVEGKTTVDESMVTGESMPVTKTEGDPVIGGTINQTGSLIIRAEKVGDETMLSRIVQMVADAQRSRAPIQRMADSVSGWFVPLVILIAVVAFMIWSVWGPEPRMAHGLIAAVSVLIIACPCALGLATPMSIMVGVGKGAQAGVLIKNAEALERLEKVDTLVVDKTGTLTEGSPTVTGIISLNPGGETSLLRVTAAVEKGSQHPLGMAVVKAAQEKGIAIPAVTHFNAPSGKGVSGDVEGQRVVIGNELAMQENSIVIDNQKAVADTLRMEGATVIYVATDGHLAGLIAISDPVKATTPDALKALRQAGIRIVMLTGDNQLTAEAVARKLGIDEVEAGILPDGKKAVITRLKASGHVVAMAGDGVNDAPALAAADVGIAMGTGTDVAIESAGVTLLKGDLMILNRARHLSEITMKNIRQNLFFAFIYNALGVPVAAGLLYPVYGILLSPVIAAAAMALSSVSVIVNALRLKSVRLGK; encoded by the coding sequence ATGCTTCAGATATGCATAAGGAGAGTTACTGTGAAAAATGACAATGCAGTGGAACATAACAACCAGACTGCTTCTGAGCAGACATCATCCCCGGACGAGAGTCACGCATTGCATAAGGTGAGAGATCCCGTGTGCGGGATGGTCATCCTGCCTGACAAGGCGCACAGCAGCATTCGATACCAGGACCATCAGCTTTATTTCTGCTCCGCCAGCTGTGAGAGCAAATTTAAAGCCCATCCCGATCATTATTTTACCGAAGATGCCAGTGAACATCACCATCACCACGACCACCATGAAGTCAGCCCTGATAAGATAAAACAGTCTCACCGCCAGGCGGAGAAAGAGATTTCTGAAGGTGTGTGGACATGTCCGATGCATCCGGAGATACGCCGTAGTGGTCCCGGAAGCTGTCCTGTCTGTGGAATGGCACTGGAGCCGCTCGTAGCTACGGCATCCACGGGGACGAGTGATGAACTTCGCGACATGACAAGACGCTTCTGGCTGGGGTTGTTGCTGGCGTTTCCGGTTCTGATACTCGAAATGGGTTCTCATCTGTTTCCCGCTTTGAGGAATACAGTACCGCCACAGTACAACACATGGCTGCAGTTACTTCTGGCCTCTCCTGTCGTTTTGTGGTGTGGCTGGCCATTCTTCGCCCGGGCCGGAATGTCGTTACGTAACCGCTCCCTGAATATGTTTACCCTTGTTGCAATGGGGACCGGCGTAGCCTGGGTTTACAGCGTCATTGCAACCGTCTTCCCCTCCTGGTTTCCTGCATCGTTCAGAAACATGGATGGCCTGGTGGCCATTTATTTTGAAGCCGCAGCTGTTATTACGGTGCTTGTTCTGCTGGGACAGGTCCTTGAATTGCGGGCAAGGGAACAAACCTCAGGTGCCATTACTGCGCTTCTTAACCTTGCCCCCAAAACCGCCAGGCGGCTGGATCAAGACGGTCATGAAACGGATATTAATGCGGAAGATGTCCTGCCTGGCGATAAGCTCCGCATCAGACCTGGAGAGAGTATTCCGGTCGACGGTATCGTGGTCGAAGGCAAAACAACCGTTGATGAATCGATGGTGACCGGGGAATCTATGCCTGTTACCAAAACGGAGGGTGACCCTGTCATCGGGGGGACCATTAATCAGACAGGTAGTCTTATCATCCGTGCAGAGAAAGTCGGTGATGAAACGATGCTCTCACGAATTGTTCAGATGGTCGCTGATGCACAGCGTTCGCGGGCCCCCATCCAGAGAATGGCTGACAGCGTTTCAGGCTGGTTTGTTCCTCTGGTGATACTTATCGCGGTTGTTGCTTTCATGATCTGGTCTGTCTGGGGGCCCGAGCCCAGGATGGCGCACGGTCTCATTGCGGCTGTGTCGGTCCTGATTATTGCCTGTCCCTGCGCGCTGGGGCTGGCCACGCCGATGTCGATAATGGTGGGGGTGGGCAAAGGAGCCCAGGCCGGGGTGTTAATCAAGAATGCCGAAGCCCTTGAGCGTCTTGAAAAAGTGGACACGCTGGTTGTCGACAAAACAGGCACGCTCACGGAAGGTTCGCCGACGGTGACAGGGATTATCAGTCTCAATCCGGGTGGGGAAACATCTCTTTTGCGTGTAACGGCCGCAGTGGAAAAAGGCTCGCAGCATCCGCTGGGTATGGCAGTAGTTAAAGCAGCACAGGAAAAGGGGATCGCAATACCCGCAGTCACTCATTTCAATGCGCCGTCGGGTAAAGGTGTCTCAGGCGATGTCGAAGGTCAACGGGTTGTTATTGGTAATGAACTGGCTATGCAGGAAAACAGTATCGTTATTGATAATCAAAAGGCCGTTGCGGATACGTTGCGGATGGAAGGCGCTACCGTTATCTATGTGGCCACAGACGGGCACCTTGCAGGCCTGATAGCTATCTCGGATCCCGTGAAAGCAACCACGCCGGATGCGCTTAAAGCTTTGCGTCAGGCGGGGATCCGCATCGTTATGCTCACCGGGGATAACCAGCTTACCGCTGAAGCAGTCGCACGGAAACTGGGAATAGATGAGGTTGAAGCCGGGATTCTGCCGGATGGCAAAAAAGCAGTGATAACCCGACTGAAAGCGTCTGGCCATGTGGTTGCGATGGCCGGAGACGGTGTGAATGATGCCCCGGCGCTGGCAGCGGCTGACGTGGGTATAGCCATGGGAACGGGTACAGATGTGGCAATTGAAAGTGCCGGAGTCACCCTTCTCAAAGGCGACTTGATGATACTGAACAGGGCCCGTCATCTGTCAGAAATCACCATGAAAAATATCCGACAGAATCTGTTTTTTGCATTTATCTACAACGCACTTGGCGTGCCTGTGGCTGCAGGTCTGCTTTATCCTGTGTATGGAATACTGCTGTCGCCAGTTATTGCGGCGGCGGCCATGGCTCTTTCCTCCGTCAGCGTCATTGTGAATGCGTTGCGTCTGAAAAGTGTCAGGCTCGGGAAATAA
- the silA gene encoding Cu(+)/Ag(+) efflux RND transporter permease subunit SilA, protein MIEWIIRRSVANRFLVMMGALFLSIWGTWTIINTPVDALPDLSDVQVIIKTSYPGQAPQIVENQVTYPLTTTMLSVPGAKTVRGFSQFGDSYVYVIFEDGTDLYWARSRVLEYLNQVQGKLPAGVSSEIGPDATGVGWIFEYALVDRNGKHDLSELRSLQDWFLKFELKTIPNVAEVASVGGVVKQYQIQVNPVKLSQYGISLPEVKQALESSNQEAGGSSVEMAEAEYMVRASGYLQSIDDFNNIVLKTGENGVPVYLRDVARVQTGPEMRRGIAELNGQGEVAGGVVILRSGKNARDVITAVRDKLETLKASLPEGVEIVTTYDRSQLIDRAIDNLSSKLLEEFIVVAIVCALFLWHVRSALVAIISLPLGLCIAFIVMHFQGLNANIMSLGGIAIAVGAMVDAAIVMIENAHKRLEEWDHQHPGEQIDNATRWKVITDASVEVGPALFISLLIITLSFIPIFTLEGQEGRLFGPLAFTKTYSMAGAAALAIIVIPILMGFWIRGKIPAETSNPLNRVLIKAYHPLLLRVLHWPKTTLLVAALSIFTVIWPLSQVGGEFLPKINEGDLLYMPSTLPGVSPAEAAALLQTTDKLIKSVPEVASVFGKTGKAETATDSAPLEMVETTIQLKPEDQWRPGMTIDKIIDELDRTVRLPGLANLWVPPIRNRIDMLSTGIKSPIGIKVSGTVLSDIDATAQSIEAVAKTVPGVVSVLAERLEGGRYIDIDINREKASRYGMTVGDVQLFVSSAIGGAMVGETVEGVARYPINIRYPQDYRNSPQALKQMPILTPMKQQITLGDVADINVVSGPTMLKTENARPASWIYVDARGRDMVSVVNDIKTAISEKVKLRPGTSVAFSGQFELLEHANKKLKLMVPMTVMIIFILLYLAFRRVDEALLILMSLPFALVGGIWFLYWQGFHMSVATGTGFIALAGVAAEFGVVMLMYLRHAIEAHPELSRKETFTPEGLDEALYHGAVLRVRPKAMTVAVIIAGLLPILWGTGAGSEVMSRIAAPMIGGMITAPLLSLFIIPAAYKLIWLRRHKKSVS, encoded by the coding sequence ATGATTGAATGGATTATCCGGCGCTCTGTCGCCAACCGTTTCCTGGTCATGATGGGCGCACTGTTTCTCAGCATCTGGGGCACATGGACGATAATTAACACGCCGGTCGATGCGCTGCCTGACCTGTCAGATGTGCAGGTCATTATTAAAACCAGCTATCCCGGACAGGCCCCGCAGATTGTAGAAAACCAGGTCACCTATCCGCTTACCACCACCATGCTGTCCGTACCTGGCGCAAAAACCGTGCGTGGCTTTTCACAGTTCGGTGATTCGTATGTGTATGTCATTTTTGAAGACGGCACCGATCTGTACTGGGCCCGTTCGCGCGTGCTGGAATACCTGAATCAGGTTCAGGGCAAACTGCCTGCGGGTGTGAGCTCTGAAATCGGCCCGGACGCCACGGGAGTGGGCTGGATATTTGAATATGCCCTTGTCGATCGCAACGGAAAACACGACCTTTCAGAACTGCGCTCTCTGCAGGACTGGTTCCTGAAATTTGAGCTGAAAACCATCCCGAACGTGGCTGAGGTCGCTTCGGTTGGCGGCGTGGTGAAACAGTACCAGATTCAGGTCAATCCGGTAAAACTGTCCCAGTACGGTATCAGCCTGCCCGAAGTGAAACAGGCACTTGAATCGTCTAACCAGGAGGCCGGTGGCTCATCCGTTGAAATGGCCGAAGCGGAGTATATGGTCCGTGCCAGCGGTTATCTTCAGAGCATTGATGATTTTAATAACATCGTCCTGAAAACAGGTGAGAACGGCGTGCCGGTTTATCTGCGGGATGTTGCCCGCGTGCAGACCGGGCCCGAAATGAGGCGTGGTATTGCCGAGCTGAACGGCCAGGGAGAAGTCGCTGGCGGCGTGGTGATCCTGCGGTCGGGTAAAAATGCGCGCGACGTTATCACGGCAGTGAGGGATAAACTGGAGACGCTGAAGGCCAGCCTGCCGGAAGGCGTTGAAATCGTGACCACCTACGATCGCAGCCAGTTAATCGACCGGGCGATTGATAACCTCAGTTCCAAACTTCTGGAAGAGTTTATCGTGGTGGCCATCGTCTGTGCTCTGTTCCTGTGGCACGTACGTTCTGCCCTGGTGGCGATTATCTCTCTGCCGCTTGGCCTGTGTATCGCCTTTATCGTCATGCACTTCCAGGGACTGAACGCCAATATCATGTCGCTGGGAGGGATAGCGATTGCCGTCGGTGCGATGGTGGATGCCGCCATTGTGATGATTGAAAATGCGCACAAACGGCTTGAGGAGTGGGATCATCAGCATCCGGGTGAGCAGATTGACAACGCCACCCGCTGGAAGGTGATTACCGACGCCTCCGTGGAAGTGGGACCCGCGTTGTTCATTAGCCTGCTGATCATCACCCTGTCCTTTATTCCTATCTTTACCCTGGAAGGGCAGGAAGGTCGTCTGTTTGGCCCGCTGGCATTCACGAAAACGTACTCCATGGCGGGAGCGGCCGCACTGGCCATCATCGTCATTCCTATTCTGATGGGATTCTGGATCCGGGGGAAAATTCCTGCCGAGACAAGTAACCCCCTGAACCGGGTGCTGATCAAAGCGTATCATCCTTTGCTGCTGCGGGTCCTCCACTGGCCAAAAACAACCCTGCTGGTTGCGGCCTTGTCCATTTTCACGGTTATCTGGCCACTGAGTCAGGTGGGCGGTGAATTTCTGCCGAAGATTAACGAGGGCGATCTGCTGTATATGCCGTCGACCTTGCCTGGCGTCTCTCCGGCAGAAGCTGCAGCGCTCCTGCAGACAACAGACAAGTTAATCAAAAGCGTTCCTGAAGTGGCTTCTGTATTTGGCAAGACCGGTAAAGCAGAGACCGCAACGGATTCCGCGCCGCTCGAAATGGTGGAAACCACGATCCAGCTCAAACCTGAGGATCAGTGGCGTCCCGGCATGACAATTGACAAGATTATTGATGAACTCGACAGGACAGTCCGTTTACCGGGTCTGGCAAACCTCTGGGTGCCGCCTATCCGTAACCGTATTGATATGCTCTCAACCGGGATCAAAAGCCCGATAGGTATCAAAGTGTCCGGGACTGTTCTGTCCGATATCGACGCGACGGCGCAGAGTATCGAGGCGGTAGCCAAAACCGTGCCTGGCGTGGTGTCTGTCCTGGCTGAGCGACTTGAGGGCGGGCGCTACATCGATATCGATATCAACCGGGAGAAAGCCTCCCGCTACGGGATGACGGTAGGTGATGTCCAGCTGTTCGTCTCTTCAGCAATCGGAGGTGCTATGGTGGGTGAGACGGTTGAAGGGGTGGCCCGGTACCCTATTAACATTCGCTACCCGCAGGATTACCGGAACAGTCCGCAGGCGCTGAAACAGATGCCGATCCTGACCCCGATGAAGCAGCAGATCACGCTGGGCGATGTCGCGGATATTAACGTCGTTTCTGGACCAACCATGCTGAAAACCGAAAATGCCCGGCCAGCCAGCTGGATTTATGTTGATGCCCGCGGCAGGGACATGGTGTCGGTGGTTAACGACATTAAGACGGCCATCAGCGAGAAAGTGAAACTGAGACCGGGAACCAGTGTGGCATTCTCCGGACAGTTTGAACTGCTTGAGCATGCCAACAAGAAACTGAAGCTGATGGTGCCGATGACGGTGATGATCATTTTCATCCTGTTGTATCTGGCATTCCGCCGGGTTGACGAAGCCCTGCTGATCCTGATGAGCCTGCCGTTCGCCCTGGTTGGCGGAATATGGTTCCTGTACTGGCAGGGCTTCCATATGTCAGTGGCGACCGGAACCGGGTTTATCGCCCTGGCCGGGGTGGCAGCAGAGTTTGGCGTGGTCATGCTGATGTATCTGCGTCATGCCATTGAAGCGCACCCGGAATTGTCCCGTAAAGAGACGTTCACACCGGAAGGTCTTGATGAAGCCCTCTATCATGGTGCCGTACTGCGTGTCCGGCCGAAAGCCATGACCGTGGCGGTGATCATTGCGGGTCTGCTGCCAATACTCTGGGGAACCGGCGCAGGTTCAGAAGTCATGAGCCGTATTGCTGCGCCAATGATTGGTGGGATGATCACGGCTCCGCTGCTGTCCCTGTTCATTATTCCTGCCGCCTACAAATTAATCTGGCTGCGCAGACATAAAAAAAGCGTGTCATAA
- the silB gene encoding Cu(+)/Ag(+) efflux RND transporter periplasmic adaptor subunit SilB, protein MASLKIKYAAIIISSLIAGGLISVTAWQYVNSSQKTVQTEQKAPERKVLFWYDPMKPDTKFDKPGKSPFMDMDLVPKYADESGDKSSGGIRIDPTQVQNLGLKTQKVTRGMLNYSQTIPANVSYNEYQFVIVQARSDGFVEKVYPLTIGDHVKKGTPLIDITIPEWVEAQSEFLLLSGTGGTSTQIKGVLERLRLAGMPEEDIQRLRSTRTIQTRFTIKAPIDGVITAFDLRTGMNISKDKVVAQIQGMDPVWISAAVPESIAYLLKDTSQFEISVPAYPDKTFHVEKWNILPSVDQTTRTLQVRLQVSNKDEFLKPGMNAYLKLNTKSQEMLLIPSQAVIDTGKEQRVITVDDEGKFVPKQIHVLHESQQQSGIGSGLNEGDTVVVSGLFLIDSEANITGALERMRHPEKTENSMPAMSEQPVNMHSGH, encoded by the coding sequence ATGGCTTCTTTAAAGATAAAATATGCTGCAATAATTATCAGCAGCCTCATAGCAGGAGGGCTGATATCGGTTACTGCCTGGCAGTATGTAAACTCATCACAAAAAACAGTACAAACCGAACAAAAGGCACCGGAGCGAAAGGTACTTTTCTGGTATGACCCGATGAAACCGGATACCAAATTTGATAAACCCGGAAAATCTCCCTTTATGGATATGGACCTGGTGCCAAAATATGCTGATGAAAGCGGCGATAAAAGCAGTGGCGGGATCCGTATCGATCCAACGCAGGTTCAGAATCTGGGATTAAAAACGCAAAAAGTCACGCGAGGAATGCTGAATTATTCTCAGACAATCCCGGCTAATGTCAGTTACAACGAGTATCAGTTTGTCATTGTGCAGGCGCGCTCTGACGGTTTCGTCGAAAAAGTGTATCCCCTGACGATTGGCGATCATGTGAAGAAAGGCACTCCGCTTATCGATATCACCATTCCTGAATGGGTTGAGGCACAAAGTGAGTTCCTGCTGTTATCCGGTACAGGCGGTACGTCAACCCAGATAAAAGGGGTTCTGGAGCGACTTCGTCTAGCTGGTATGCCGGAAGAGGATATTCAAAGGCTGCGTTCAACCCGCACAATCCAGACCCGTTTTACCATTAAAGCACCTATTGATGGTGTCATTACTGCGTTTGACCTGCGCACCGGAATGAATATTTCGAAAGATAAAGTAGTGGCTCAGATTCAGGGGATGGACCCGGTCTGGATCAGCGCTGCAGTGCCAGAATCTATCGCATATCTGCTGAAAGATACGTCGCAGTTTGAAATTTCGGTACCGGCTTATCCGGATAAAACATTCCATGTCGAAAAATGGAACATTCTTCCCAGCGTGGATCAGACAACCCGTACGCTTCAGGTCCGTCTCCAGGTTTCTAATAAGGATGAGTTTCTCAAGCCGGGCATGAATGCCTATCTGAAACTGAATACCAAGAGCCAGGAGATGCTGCTGATACCAAGCCAGGCCGTTATCGATACCGGCAAAGAACAGCGCGTGATTACTGTTGATGATGAAGGCAAGTTTGTGCCGAAACAGATCCACGTTCTGCATGAATCACAGCAACAGTCCGGCATTGGCTCCGGCCTGAATGAAGGCGATACCGTGGTGGTCAGTGGCCTGTTCCTCATTGACTCCGAAGCCAATATTACGGGCGCGCTGGAACGTATGCGCCACCCTGAAAAAACAGAAAACAGTATGCCAGCAATGTCTGAGCAGCCTGTAAATATGCATTCAGGGCACTGA
- a CDS encoding copper resistance protein, producing the protein MNILITTTAFTALFCGAAFAQSSDIAHEAHRFVNNASAVSHVNSSTHENLPDRVNKNNTPSFSEMNEHERAIVAHSFMNNSASYAHQKMIEEHKKMLSGSDANSKTSSSSFNELNAGEKAALVHEQVNNAGAEAHQTQARKLRGLYSTR; encoded by the coding sequence ATGAATATATTAATCACGACCACTGCGTTTACAGCTTTATTTTGTGGGGCAGCTTTTGCTCAGTCCAGTGATATTGCCCATGAAGCACATCGATTTGTTAATAATGCCTCAGCCGTCAGTCATGTGAACTCCTCGACGCATGAAAACTTACCGGACAGGGTTAATAAAAACAACACGCCCTCATTCTCTGAAATGAATGAACATGAAAGGGCCATTGTTGCTCATTCATTTATGAACAACAGCGCGTCCTATGCGCATCAGAAAATGATTGAGGAACATAAAAAAATGCTGTCCGGCAGTGATGCAAATTCAAAGACCTCGTCTTCTTCTTTTAACGAACTGAATGCCGGAGAAAAAGCCGCTCTCGTGCATGAGCAGGTCAATAATGCCGGTGCGGAAGCACATCAGACGCAGGCAAGAAAGCTTCGCGGGCTGTATTCGACCAGGTAA
- a CDS encoding DUF411 domain-containing protein, with amino-acid sequence MKKVVLMALALGLSLPAMASEKVIDMYKSENCGCCSLWGKAMEKDGFEVRTHVMNDQALSALKEKHAVPAGLRSCHTAVVGNLIIEGHVPAATIHKAMQSGSGIYGLATPGMPAGSPGMEMGARKEAYDVIAFSPEGSKKVFQRIE; translated from the coding sequence ATGAAAAAAGTGGTTCTAATGGCCCTGGCTCTCGGCCTGTCACTGCCTGCAATGGCGAGTGAAAAAGTCATTGATATGTACAAATCTGAAAACTGTGGCTGTTGTTCCCTGTGGGGCAAAGCGATGGAAAAAGACGGGTTCGAAGTGCGAACTCACGTCATGAATGATCAGGCGCTGTCAGCCCTGAAAGAAAAGCATGCTGTTCCTGCTGGACTACGAAGTTGTCATACCGCGGTTGTAGGTAATTTGATCATTGAAGGCCATGTGCCTGCGGCAACGATACATAAGGCCATGCAGTCTGGTTCGGGTATATACGGTCTCGCCACCCCCGGTATGCCAGCAGGAAGTCCGGGAATGGAGATGGGGGCCCGAAAAGAGGCTTACGATGTTATCGCATTCTCACCGGAGGGCAGTAAAAAAGTCTTCCAGCGAATCGAATAG